The Methylophilus sp. TWE2 region ACTTAGTGTTGGCTGGCGAGCCCGCTGGGCATGGGATTTAAACGCGCATACTTGCTGCTCAGCCCTAGCAGGACTGCGACTACCAGATAGCTGGCGGCAATCGGCAGGGATTGCCCGATGCCAATGGCTTCGCCATGCATGAGGCCAAAGTAGGTAAATACCGCTGCAGCCAGCGCAAATCCGGCAGCTGTTGCCAGCTTGCGGTCTATGACCAGTGCGGCAATGGCACCCAGCATCAAACCGCCTAAAATGGCACCACCGCCTAGTACTTCCAGACCGTGGTACAACACGCCTACCTGGCCCAGCTTATCCAGCCCCAGCGTGGCGGCGTTGGTGCCAGCCACCGCGAGGACGTTGTCAATTTGCAGCTTTCCCCAGGCCGCGATGTGAGGCAAAAAGGCCAGGATAATCGCGGGCGCATGGCTTTTGGGCGTTTCTTGAAACGCTTGTGCGCCAATCAGCATGCCGATATATAGCAGGATAGGTGAGATAGCGACCACCGGAATCAATGAGGCCATGAGGGCGATGATGCCCAGCCAGGAGAGCAGCAAGACGATCACCCCCGTAGCCGCTGAGTAGCCGATACGTCCGCCCATGGCTTTCCAGCCCGGGTGGCCGATGTACACCGCATTGATAAAGGGGTTGCCCATCAGACAGCCAATCAGGCTGATCACCCCGTCGGCCGTCAACACTCTTGTCGTCGGAAAGCTGTCGCCCCCTGCTGCGGCGCTTTCCACGTTGTCCATCGCTTCGACCAGGTCATAAATGCCAAACGGGATGGCGGTCACCAGAATGACGCCTAAAAACTCAAAGCCGGAAAAGACGTGGTTGATGGCAGGTAACGGGATGGAAAAACCAAAGTTGGCGATGGCGGCACTGACGTTGGTGAGGCTCATCTGCGCATAATTGAGCCCCAGCAGGTTGGAGCCCCAGGCGATCAGCGTACCGGCAGCAATCGCCACCAAGCCGGCCGGGATGCCTTTGAAATAGCGCACCCCGCCAAACCAGCTGGCGAGGATAATGGCGAAACACACCACGCCGACCATGGGGGTCATAAACATCTCCAGCGCCGGGCGCAAGCTGATAAACGCGACCGAGACGCCCGCCAGTGTCCCCAGCAAGGCGGCACGCGGGGTAATTTTGCGGATCACCGGGGCAATAAACCCGCCCAGCATCAGTACAAAACTCTGGATAAATACCCAGGCCAATCCGGCCTCCCAGCCTTTGACCGGATCGCCGCTACTCAGCGAGATCGGCAGCATGATGACAAATACCACCACAAACATGTGCGGCACGCTGACACCAGAGGGTAGCGCGCACACATCATTGCGCCCGGTTTGCTTAGCGAGTTGATAGGCCAGCCAGGCGTAATACATGGTGCTCAAAAACAGCATCAGCCCGGTGGCAGGTAAAATGCGGCCAAACACCATCTCGTCCGGCATTTTGAGCACGTACCTGAGCAGGCCGGTGAGCACCAGCAGGTTGACCAGAATATTGGTGCCAAAACCAAAGAGCGCGTTCCAGTCGCCTGGTGACCAGAGTTTGATGCCTGAAGCGGTTTTCATCATGGGGGTTCTCCTCAAATGGCGGATGCCTGATTATTTTTGCAATACGTTGACCAGTTGCTGGCTATCGGTGACCCAGCCAAAAATCGCGCCTTGGGCGGCAAACATGCGCAGGCTGACAGCGTGAAATTCTGGGTTGTATGAGGCGCAACAATCGCCTGGAATCAGGCATCTGAAGCCACGGTCATTGGCTTCACGCACGCTGGTATGTACGCAGACTTCGGTCGTCACCCCGCAGACAATCAGCGCCTCGATGTTGCGCTTGCGCAATAGCAACTCCAGGTCAGTGGCATAGAAAGCGCCTTTACCTGGTTTGTCGATCACCGGCTCGCCTGCGATGGGCGAGAGCGCCGGGATGATGTCGTGTCCCGGTTCGCCACGGATTAGGATACGGCCCATGGGCCCTGGATCACCAATGCGCAGTTTTGGCGAGCCGCGTTCCACTTTGGCCGGAAAGGCGTCAGTCATGTCTGACCGGTGGCCTTCGCGGGTGTGGATCACCAGTATGCCCTGTGCCCTGGCGGCCGCCAGCACTGCCTGGCAAGGCGCAATGGCGGCTTTTAGCAAGCTGACATCATTGCCCAGGCTTTGCCCAAACCCGCCTTCTTCAATAAAGTCGCGCTGCATGTCGATGATCAAAAGCGCCGTGTGTGTCAGGTCAACATCGAAGGGTTCCGGTAGGGCGGGCACGCTGAGAATTTTCATTGGGGCGGTTTTCTTAAAGTGGCGTTTGAAATGGTTATGTTGTATACAACAAAGCAAATCGTGTGCCTGAGTGGGTCTTTAGCTGATTTTTAAAAAATCCCTTTTAAAACAATATGTAATCAGCCGGGTGGGTCAGGGGAAATACTTGGGTGCAGGCATTGATTTGGCACAAAATAGTGCAACTTGCACCATGCTTGTACATTATGGTTTTAGGAAAGACACATGCGCCGCTGCGATTTTCCAGCCTTGTGCGGTACGTATCCAGCTTTGACTCTGACGGCCATGGACGTCACCGCGCATGAATTCTGTGCTGGTATTGGCGTAGTCTTCACCGTAGGTGGTGATTACAGTATTCAGCAGGGTACGTGATGCTGGCGCAGGACGTTGTTTTCTGAAAGCGGAAATTTGTTCCCAGCCATAGAGATTTTCTGTCGCACCATAACGGACGGCATGCGGACTTTGCCAAAAAAAATCAATCAGCGCCGTCACGTCATTGTTGGTCAGCGCCTGCTCATAGGCAGCAAAAACGGCCTCGATTTCAGCCAATATTCTTGGATCGTTGATGTGCATGGTGATCTCATTACCTTTAGTTTCTGACTACGGGAGCCTGACAGACCGATTGTTGTTGCAACCAGTGAGCTACAACCAGTAAATTCGCTTCCTGATGGGGGGCGCCAATCAGCTGAACTGCGATTGGCAACTGGCCTGGCAAATGTACCGGCACGGCTACGACAGGCAAGCCGATGAATGAAATTGGCTGGGTGAACATCCCCATATTCGGCCTTAACAGCATGCGATGTCCCTGGATGTCCATTTCTTCCTGTCCCAACGGTTGGGCACAGCATGGGGTAGCCGGTGCAATCAGTATGTCATGGTCTGCAAATAACTGCATGGCTTGCTCAAAAAACCAGCGACGCAGGCGTTGCGCTTGCACGTACCAGGTGGCAGGCACCAGCGTCCCGGCCACTAATCTTGGAAAAACCAGTGGGTCAAAGTCCGTCCCTTGTGTGCGCAGCCTTTCCAGATGACGGTTGCCGCCTTCGCTGGCGGTAATCAGGTAGGCCGCTGAACGTGCACGAGCTACCTCTGGTAACTCAACCGTTTTTGAGACTTGAAGCGCCTCACATACCGCATTAACCGCCGCCAGTGACTGATCATCGCCTTGTTCAAAATACCCCCCCAGCCTGGCAGCGCGGGCGGGTAATGCGTTACTTTGTGTAAAAGGCTTGCCATGGAGCACTTCAAAACAAAGTGATAGATCTGCTGCCGAGCGTGCAAAAACACCGGCATGATCAAAACTGTGCACAAATGGAAACATGCCTTGCAAAGACAAGCTACCGTAGGTTGGTTTGAGTCCAAACAGGCCGCACATCGAAGAGGGCACGCGGACAGAACCATTGGTATCCGAACCCAGTGTCAGCGGAACAAAACCGGCAGCCACGGCGGCGGCCGAGCCGCCTGATGATCCTCCGGCACTGCGGCTGGGATCATGCGGGTTGCGGCTCGCACCAAAATGATGATTCTCAGTGGTGAAGCCGTAGGCATATTCATCCATGTTCAGTGCGCCCAGCAACACCGCACCAGCCCGTTGCATGGCGGTGACCAGATGCGCGTCTGTATGGGCTGGCGGATAACCCTGGTTGATTTTGGCACCTGCCAGCGTGGTCAGTCCTGCAATATCAAACAGGTTCTTGACGGCGTAAGGCACGCCAGCGAGTGGCGGTAATGATTCACCACGTTGACGGGCGGTATCAATGGCAGCTGCTTCCTGCAAGGCTCGGCTGGCTGTCACGGTGGTGAAGCTGTTATAGCGCCCGTCATGTTGGGCAATCTCATCCAGCACCCGCTCGGTGACACTCACGGCACTGACCTCGCCATGACGAATGGCGTGAGCGATGGCGATAGCGTCATCGCTTCCGTTCATAAGTGCACCCTTCATTGACCTGAGCTTTCATCACCAGGATGAAACACGGGTGCGGGCTCAATATGCTCGTCCAGAGGCAAGCCCATCACACGCTCTGCATGACCAAGCAGCAGTGTGTAGTGATGTGTGGTATGCGAGAGGTCTGCCGGGGAGAGGGTAATCCCTTGAAGGAGTAACTGGCGGGCAACAAATGCCAGGGTGTCAGCGTCTGCTGGCTGGGCGTTAGACAAAATAGACTCCTTGATCAGTGTGTTATTGTATACAACAAACAAGCAATTGCCATACCAGCTCCCCCTGCCGGCGGCCTGGGCAGGACGCTATTTTGTAGATTTTCCCATCGGCTTTTTTCTTGCCAGGGCAGTCAGGGTCAGGGTTTTGGCGAATTCACGACTACGCTGGATATGCCGTTTCATGGCAAGTTTAGCCTTGCCTTTATCACGCTCTTTAATCAGCTGCAAAATCTCAAAATGCTCACTGTAGGTGCGTTGACTGCGATTGTCCGAGTTCAGGTCGAGGCGGCGGATCACCCGTATCCGGTGATTGATCTTTTCCAACAGGGCGGCCAACACCGGCTTTTCACTGGCAAGGGCCAAACCCACATGAAACGCTTCGTCTTTGCCTCCCAAGTCTATCCCGCAAGACAATTCCTGGTCATGCGCTTCCGGTTGCCAGGCTGCCATCATCTGATCTATCTGTTTGTCATTCATGGCGTTGACGGCGGATTCCACGATCAGCAATTCAATGGCAATCCTCGCTTCATAATATTCCATCAACTCGCTCACATCGAGTTCGCGGATAAAGCACCCTTGCTTAGGGCGGATGCTGAGGAACCCCTCTATCTCCAGACGTTGCAGCGCCTGTCGAATAGGTGTGCGGCTGACACCAAACATTTCGGCCAGGACTTGCTCGGTCACACGCGAGCCAGGATACAGCTCAAACGAAATGATTTTTTGCTTGAGTTCTCTATACAGGGTATCCACTTTAGAGGGTTTGTCGGTTTTTTGTTTTCTGGGCATACACATAATGTGTCGGGGAAGACGCTTTAAGATACTTGGATAATCGGCTGTCAGCAACTGTTGGACTGCTTAAAAAGGCTCTTTTCTGCGTTCTGGTCTGTGCTGACCAGGCAGGTTCGGCGGGATATCTTTTACGGGAGGTCTGTTGCTTCAGTATTTTGGTGATTTTTAAACGCCGACTGGCCTTGGACATGACTATGGTAACGAAGGAGATATTTTGGGCGCAAGTGCGAATGCTGCGACGCGAAAAGCAGATACTACAAAAAGCTGGCTGACGCTGCTCTATCAGTTTTAAGGCTTCGCTTAAACTAGATTAGCTGTCTGTTTTTCGCTTAACTGCAACTTAAACTGCGCATACGGCATGGGTTTGTAATAGTAATAACCCTGCACGATGGTGCAAGACGTTCTTTTAAGGAAATTCAGTTGCTCCAAAGACTCAATACCTTCCGCAACGATCTCAAAGTGCAGGATTTCTGCAAGCTTGATGATGGCCTTCACCAGTTCTGTATTGTCCAGATGTAGCGGAATGTCACTCATGAAACTGCGGTCTATCTTGATCTGGCTGATAGGGTATTTCGTCAGATAACTCAATGAAGAATAACCGGTGCCAAAGTCATCCAGCGAGATGGTGATGCCCAGCGCGGCAATTTGTAACAGGGTTTTGAGGACCTCTTCACTCTTTTCCAACAGCACAGATTCGGTGATCTCCAGCTTGATCCAGGTGGGATGACATTGCCAATGGTTCAGTTGGTATTGCAGGAGATCAAAAAAGAGGGGTGCCTGAACCTGGTGCGAAGATAAATTGATTGAAAGCGGGATAATGTCATCGCGATACTGATTGATTTCGGCGGCACAGCTAATCCCTTGACTCAACACCCAGTGACCAATGTCCAGAATCTGCCCGTTGCGTTCAGCCACGGGAATAAACTTGTCCGGTGGAATAAACCCTTTAAGCGGATGTTTCCAGCGGAGCAAAGCCTCTGCACCGGCAATCCGGTTGTCGCGGATATCCACCTGCGGTTGCAGATAAACTTCAAACTCCCTGTTTTCAAGCGCATGCGACAGGGCCGTCTCCATTTCAATGTAATCCAGTGACTCCTGCAAAAAGCCGGGGGCGAAAAACAGGTATTGTTGCAGCGTTTTTTCCGCCTTGGTCGCGGCCAGTGTGGTATACGGGACCAGAAGCTTGAAGTTCTCAGTATCTTGCGGCAATTTCATGATCCCGGCATACGCCTTGATCTTGATCGTACGGATCCCAAGCGAATAAGGGGCTTGCAAGCGATTAATCAATGTTTCAATTTCGGCAACCAGCTTTTGATCATCGCCACATTCTTCCCTGACCCATAAAAAACTTGAATAAGAAACACGTGCGATCAGGCTATTGGAAACCACTTTTTCTTGTAGTCTTGCCAGAAACTGATTCAACAGCTCAGTGGTGTTGGCGGGGCCAATAAACTCGGACAGCTCCTCCAAAGATTGCATCTTGATCAAGGTCGCCACCACGGGTTGTTCTGCTTTAAAGCACTGAGGATATTGCTGTAAAAATCCCAGTTTATTGAGTACCCCCGTTTCCTTGTCAAACAACAGGGATTGCTGCAGCCTGTACATCAGGCTGTTTTCTGACACTTGATGCGGGGGTAACTGCTTTCCTTCGAGTAAGTTATTGATTAAGCTTAAAAATTCACTAGGCTCTGATCCCAGCACTGCCATTATTTTTTGATAGGTTTTTTTGCCGGAAACATACAGGACAGCGAGCAGTAACAGCATGCTGGCCAGATAAATGCCGATGTTGGTGAACTCCAGGTATTCGAGCGCCCTGAACTCTTGCTCGGTTTGCGACAGATTGGCAGCGAGTGCGTGATCTATGCTCTCTATGGTTGCTTTTCCTGCATGAAATAACGGTGTAAATCGTGGGGTGAGCGTGGCCTCTGATTTGTCTCGCGGCTGTTGAATTAACAAGTGGTGGAGCTCGAGATTAAATTCTCGGTACGCTTGTTCAATGTTGTCAATCAGTGCCCGGTTTTGCGGATTGAGTGCGGGTTGTTCTTTGAGCTGCTCCACTTTGGTGGTCAGCATGTTTGTTTTGTTCAATATTTCTGTCAACACATCATTGTGCGCATATAGATCCTGCGTTCTGAGCGACTCTCTGACATCTGAAATCAGCATTAGAGTTTGCGTTCTCACCTCATTCAGCGTTTCCATATTGGGAATCAAGGTATTTGTGATCACACCACGCGAGAAATAGGTCTGGTGCGTCATCCAGATCAGGCAACCAACGGTCACAGAAATGCTGGTCATCATTATTAAGATGAGTCTTAATAAGGTTTTCTTGATATTGACTTCCTGCATTTTCATGACCAACTCCTTGTTTTACGTGAAAAATTCACGTGGTCGGTTGTGTGCCGCTCGTCTCTTTATAACGCCATAAATACAGCTTGCTTTAACCTCATTTTGTAGTGTTTAAAACTGGATAACAAAACCCGTTCTTATCCTGTAATTAAAGTGTTGGTTCGTCCATTAATATTGAGATAAATAGATTGGGAAATCTTTCAAGGACGTCATGCATGCAAAATTACTACGATCACACTTCAAACAGCAGCAACATGTCTGAATTTCATCATGACGAATTGCAGCAGTTGTGCCAATCGGTACTGCCGCTTTGGGCTGATCAGATTCATGCGGCAAAAACGCTGACCAGCAGTTCGATTGATGAGTTGAGTGCGAAATTTTCAGGGCTGTCACAAAGTGTGAGGGCAGTGACCAGTCAGGAACAGTCACAAAGTAACCAACAGTTGCTTGAGTTACTAAACCTTAGCCAGGACCAATTAGCCACAGTCATTGTCTTGCTCAAAAACAGCATCGAAGAAAAACAAACTTTGCTACAGGCTGTTTCCACGTTATCCGGGTATACCAAGAACTTGCTGGATATGGCAGATGTGGTCACCAGAATTGCCAAGGAAACCGGGATGGTGGCAGTCAATGCTGCGATTGAGGCTGCGCGCGTGGGTGACCGCGGACGAGGCTTTGCTGTGGTGGCAGAGGCGGTGAGAAGATTGTCTACCGATGCCGGGACAACCGGTTCTCATATTTCCGAAACCGTTAAAAACGTGTCAGAAGCCATTAAAAATGTCTCCCAGGTCTCTAAAGAGTTTGAAGCAAAAGATGCCAAAACGCTGGTGGAGGCCGAGCAGATTGTGAACTCTGTGGTAGATAAGTTTGGACATACCGCTAACGAAGTCATCCAGGCCAGCCAGCAGATGATGAATGAGAGTCAGCAGGTGGCTAATGAAATTGACCAGGTACTTTACGCCTTGCAATTCCAGGATCGTGTCAGCCAAATGCTCAGCCACGTACAGCAGGATATCGAAAAACTAAATCACAAGGTGGACGATGTCAATGGTCTGGGCGGTGTCGATGAGTGGTTAAGGGAGCTTAAATCCACTTATACCATGCGCGAACAAACCCAGATTCATGAAAAGCGCGCTAAGCCTGCTTCTGGATTCAGCAAAAAAACCTTCGGTGCAAAAGCCACCCCTCCGCCTGCGACTAGCAATGATGCGGATGACATTACTTTCTTTTAAACCTTATCTATCACAAGGACTAAGCCATGGCA contains the following coding sequences:
- a CDS encoding cysteine hydrolase family protein; the encoded protein is MKILSVPALPEPFDVDLTHTALLIIDMQRDFIEEGGFGQSLGNDVSLLKAAIAPCQAVLAAARAQGILVIHTREGHRSDMTDAFPAKVERGSPKLRIGDPGPMGRILIRGEPGHDIIPALSPIAGEPVIDKPGKGAFYATDLELLLRKRNIEALIVCGVTTEVCVHTSVREANDRGFRCLIPGDCCASYNPEFHAVSLRMFAAQGAIFGWVTDSQQLVNVLQK
- the hpxZ gene encoding oxalurate catabolism protein HpxZ — protein: MHINDPRILAEIEAVFAAYEQALTNNDVTALIDFFWQSPHAVRYGATENLYGWEQISAFRKQRPAPASRTLLNTVITTYGEDYANTSTEFMRGDVHGRQSQSWIRTAQGWKIAAAHVSFLKP
- a CDS encoding AtzE family amidohydrolase, with protein sequence MNGSDDAIAIAHAIRHGEVSAVSVTERVLDEIAQHDGRYNSFTTVTASRALQEAAAIDTARQRGESLPPLAGVPYAVKNLFDIAGLTTLAGAKINQGYPPAHTDAHLVTAMQRAGAVLLGALNMDEYAYGFTTENHHFGASRNPHDPSRSAGGSSGGSAAAVAAGFVPLTLGSDTNGSVRVPSSMCGLFGLKPTYGSLSLQGMFPFVHSFDHAGVFARSAADLSLCFEVLHGKPFTQSNALPARAARLGGYFEQGDDQSLAAVNAVCEALQVSKTVELPEVARARSAAYLITASEGGNRHLERLRTQGTDFDPLVFPRLVAGTLVPATWYVQAQRLRRWFFEQAMQLFADHDILIAPATPCCAQPLGQEEMDIQGHRMLLRPNMGMFTQPISFIGLPVVAVPVHLPGQLPIAVQLIGAPHQEANLLVVAHWLQQQSVCQAPVVRN
- a CDS encoding DUF4089 domain-containing protein, which encodes MSNAQPADADTLAFVARQLLLQGITLSPADLSHTTHHYTLLLGHAERVMGLPLDEHIEPAPVFHPGDESSGQ
- a CDS encoding GntR family transcriptional regulator, which produces MPRKQKTDKPSKVDTLYRELKQKIISFELYPGSRVTEQVLAEMFGVSRTPIRQALQRLEIEGFLSIRPKQGCFIRELDVSELMEYYEARIAIELLIVESAVNAMNDKQIDQMMAAWQPEAHDQELSCGIDLGGKDEAFHVGLALASEKPVLAALLEKINHRIRVIRRLDLNSDNRSQRTYSEHFEILQLIKERDKGKAKLAMKRHIQRSREFAKTLTLTALARKKPMGKSTK
- a CDS encoding bifunctional diguanylate cyclase/phosphodiesterase; the encoded protein is MKMQEVNIKKTLLRLILIMMTSISVTVGCLIWMTHQTYFSRGVITNTLIPNMETLNEVRTQTLMLISDVRESLRTQDLYAHNDVLTEILNKTNMLTTKVEQLKEQPALNPQNRALIDNIEQAYREFNLELHHLLIQQPRDKSEATLTPRFTPLFHAGKATIESIDHALAANLSQTEQEFRALEYLEFTNIGIYLASMLLLLAVLYVSGKKTYQKIMAVLGSEPSEFLSLINNLLEGKQLPPHQVSENSLMYRLQQSLLFDKETGVLNKLGFLQQYPQCFKAEQPVVATLIKMQSLEELSEFIGPANTTELLNQFLARLQEKVVSNSLIARVSYSSFLWVREECGDDQKLVAEIETLINRLQAPYSLGIRTIKIKAYAGIMKLPQDTENFKLLVPYTTLAATKAEKTLQQYLFFAPGFLQESLDYIEMETALSHALENREFEVYLQPQVDIRDNRIAGAEALLRWKHPLKGFIPPDKFIPVAERNGQILDIGHWVLSQGISCAAEINQYRDDIIPLSINLSSHQVQAPLFFDLLQYQLNHWQCHPTWIKLEITESVLLEKSEEVLKTLLQIAALGITISLDDFGTGYSSLSYLTKYPISQIKIDRSFMSDIPLHLDNTELVKAIIKLAEILHFEIVAEGIESLEQLNFLKRTSCTIVQGYYYYKPMPYAQFKLQLSEKQTANLV
- a CDS encoding methyl-accepting chemotaxis protein — encoded protein: MSEFHHDELQQLCQSVLPLWADQIHAAKTLTSSSIDELSAKFSGLSQSVRAVTSQEQSQSNQQLLELLNLSQDQLATVIVLLKNSIEEKQTLLQAVSTLSGYTKNLLDMADVVTRIAKETGMVAVNAAIEAARVGDRGRGFAVVAEAVRRLSTDAGTTGSHISETVKNVSEAIKNVSQVSKEFEAKDAKTLVEAEQIVNSVVDKFGHTANEVIQASQQMMNESQQVANEIDQVLYALQFQDRVSQMLSHVQQDIEKLNHKVDDVNGLGGVDEWLRELKSTYTMREQTQIHEKRAKPASGFSKKTFGAKATPPPATSNDADDITFF